The Methylopila sp. M107 genome contains the following window.
TCGGCGTAGCCGGTCATCAGCAGGATCGTCAGGCCGGGATATTCGCGGGCGCTCGCCAGCGCCAGCGCGATCCCGTCCATCATCGGCATGCGGATATCGGTCAGCAACAGGTCGAAGGCGCCGCCTTCGGCCGTCAGCTTGTCGAGCGCGTCGGCGCCGTCGACGGCGGCCATGACCTCGTGGCCGTCGAGTTCGAGCGCCCGCT
Protein-coding sequences here:
- a CDS encoding response regulator, with protein sequence MARILLSDDEDAVRSFVKRALELDGHEVMAAVDGADALDKLTAEGGAFDLLLTDIRMPMMDGIALALASAREYPGLTILLMTGYADQRERAAGLDALIHDVVTKPFSLDQIRAAVRDALGASGRQRLSA